Within Phycisphaerales bacterium, the genomic segment GCCGATGTGATCGAGCAGCATGCAGGCCGACAGGATCATCGCGATCGGGTTTACGATCGGCGGATCGAGCTCCGCGTACTTCGGGGCCGACCCGTGGGTCGGCTCGAACACGGCCACCTCGTCACCGATGTTCGCGCTGCACGCAAATCCCAACCCCCCGACCAGTCCCGCGAACGCGTCCGACACGATGTCGCCGAACATGTTGCTGCACACGACGACCCCGTAGTCCTCGGGGTTCTTGGTGAGCCACATCATCTGCGCGTCAATGTTCGTGTCCCACAGCGCGATCCCGGCGAAGTCGGCAGCCACGCGCCGGGCTTCGGCCATGAACAGCCCACTGGTCTCGCGCAGCACGTTCGGCTTCTCGCACACGGTCACCGAACGGAACCCGAAGCGCCGCGCGTATTCGAAGGCCGCCCGCATGATGCGGTGGGTTGCGTTCCGCGTGATGATCCGCAGCGAAATCGCCAGGTCCTCCCCCGGTACGGCGCGGAACGCCGCCATCTTCTTGTGTGTCTCCAGCGCTTTCCGCACTTCGGCCGGCGGGTTCGTCCACTCCACCCCGGCGTACAACCCCTCCGTGTTCTGCCGGAATACCGCCACATTCACCGCCGGCTCCTCGAACCCCCCGTCCGGGCGGCGGCGGATGAAGTTCAGTGGATTACCCGCGTACGAGCGGCACGGTCGGATGCACACATCCAGGTTGAAGTGCTGGCGCAGCGACACGATCGGGCTGAAGTACACGAGTCCGCGGTCGCGCAGCGCCGGCGCGAGCTCCGCCGCCGCCTGCTCCTTGGGCTTCGAGGTGATGGCCCCGAACAGCCCGAGCTTGTGCTCGGCGAGGAGCTGCACGGTCCGCTCCGGCAGCGCGTTGCCCTCCCGCACCCAGCAGTCCCACCCGATCTCCGCAGCGATCGTCCGGGCCTCGAAGCCGGCCGCCCGCAGCACGCGCAGCGCCTCCGGCAGAACGACTTTGCCAATTCCGTCACCGGGCATCGTGATGATGGTCCGTGCACCCATCGCGGTCTCCTGCACACCGGGTCGACGTGCCACTGCACTGCCCCACGGCCGCGCCGGGGGCACGCAGCGGATAAGTACCTCCTAATTTACCCGCCCGCGCGCATCCGTGCCAAGGGAAGGCTGGTGCGCTGGGAGAATGCCGATCAGGGAATTCCGAGAACCTCCCCTCCCTTGCAGGGAGGGGTTGGGGGAGGGTTCGTCCGGCTAGGTCTCGAGCCCGCACTCGCAGGCAATGCGAGAGACGACTCCCTCCACGTTCTGAATGACGTCATCGTCAGTGAATCGAACGACGCGCAGGCCCTGCGACTCAATAAAGCGCGTCCGCTCCGCGTCGTACTCTTCACGATCATCGTGACTCATTCCGTCCAATTCAATCACGAGCCCAGCGGCGGCGCAGTAAAAGTCTGCAATATACCGGCCGATCGGATGCTGTCGGCGGAACTTCAACCCTCCGACTTGTTTGGCGCGCAGGCGGTTCCATAACAGGCGCTCCGGAAACGGTGCTGCGCGTCGAAGACATCGGGCACGTGCTGTAAGTTCCGGGTCGATTCGATAGGATCGGGCCATACGGAAGAACCCTCCCCAAACCCCTCCCTGCAAGCAGGGCGGGGGGTTAGGTTGTCCTGATTTATGCGGTGCGGATCGCGTGTATAAAGCGGCGTTGCGCATGGGATCACGGCGGCCGACGGAGGAGCGGCTTTCGAGTCGCCCCCACCCCCCGGCAGTGCAACTACCGACTGCCGCAGGACTACCTCCCGGATGTCGCCACACTTCGCCGCGCTCTACCCCTTGATCACCCCGATCGGCCGCAGCCGCGCCACTTTCGCCGCCAGACCCGCCGCGTGCACTGCGGCCGCCACCTGGCTCACGTCCTTGTACGCGTCCGGCTGCTCCTCGGCCAGCCCCGTCCAGCCGCGCGCCTTCGCCACCACCCCCCGCGCCAGCAACTCCTCGTCGATCCGCCGGCCCTGCGCCGCCCGCACCGCGGCCGAGCGCGACATCATCCGCCCGGCCCCATGACAGCAACTCCCGAACGTCTCCTCCATCGCCCCCGGCCGCCCCACCAGCACCCAACTGCTTCGCCCCATGTCACCCGGCACCAGTACGGGCTGCCCAACCTCCCGATACGCCTTCGGCACTTCCGGGTGGCCGGCGGGAAACGCCCGCGTCGCCCCCTTCCGGTGGACGCACAGCTCACGCATCCGACCGCCCACCTCGTACTCCTCCATCTTCGCGATGTTGTGCGCCACGTCGTACACCAGGCGCAAACCAAGCTTCTCCGGCCGCTGACCAAAGACCTTGCTGAACACGCGCCGCGCCAGGTGCATCATGATCTGCCGGTTCGCCCAGGCGAAGTTCGCGGCCGACCGCATCGCCCCGAGGTATTTCTGCCCTTCGGACGACTCCACCGGGGCGCACACCAGTTGCTTGTCCGGCAGTTCGATCCCGTACTTCACCGGTACGTGCCGCAGGTCGCGCAGCGCATCCTCGCACACCTGGTACCCCAGCCCGCGCGACCCCGAGTGGATCATCACCACCACTTGCCCCGTGTGCAGCCCGAATGCCGCGGCCGCCGCCTCGTCGTGAATCTCCTCCACCACCTGCACTTCCAGGAAGTGATTTCCACCCCCCAGCGTGCCGCACTGGTCCCGGCCGCGCTTCAGGGGCGCTTTCCCTCACCAGCGACGGATCGGCGTCCGGCAGTCGGCCACGGGCCTCGGTCGTCTCCAGGTCGTCATCCCAGCCGAAACCTTCGTCGATGACGTAGCGCGAACCCTGCGACATCAGCCGCCGCAGTTGCTTAGGCTCGAACTTCACTTCCCCGCCGTGCCCCGGCCCGGTCGGGATCGCCTCGAACAGCCGCTTCACCAGTTCGTGGATCTGCGGCTCCACCTCCGTCCGCGTCAGGTCCGTCCGCATCAGCCGCACGCCGCAATTGATGTCGTAGCCCACGCCGCCCGGACTGATCACGCCCCCGGCGGCCGGATCGGTCGCGGCTACACCCCCGATGCAGAAACCGTACCCCCAGTGGATGTCCGGCATCGCGAGCGAGTAGCGCACGATCCCCGGCAGGCAGGCGACGTTCGCGACCTGGTCCGGGGCCTTGTCGTCCCGGATCGATGCGATGAGATCCTCATTCGCGTAGATCAGCCCGTCGACGCGCATCCACGGTTTGTAGCTCTTCGGAATGCGCCAACGGCACGCATCGACGCGTTCCAGTGGGATTTCCTGTCGTTCAGCCATGCACTGCTCGCACTTCGCGCTTTGGCTCCGCACCCGCGCGCCAGCCATAGTGGCGCGTCCCTCCCGATCGTAACCCTTCTGCCGATCGCTCTCAAATCGGGGCATGCGAGCGAGGTAGAACCGTTCCAGAGGCGTGGTTCATGCGACCTGGCGCAGCCCGACAGGAATCGGTATGGGGCCAAGGCTCCGGCAGCGCGCCCGGCCGATCGTCGTCACCGCCACCCGCCGCTGCTCCTCAACGCACCGCTCAGATGTCCACAATATAACGAAACTCGCACTGCGCGGGCGCGATCCATAGCTCCAGTTCGTGGTACGTCACGGCCTTCACCTCCCGCAGCAGCACGCTAAGCTCACGATCGAGCGGCCGCTGCACAACGGAAACCCGCAAGTCCGCCCCGTCGAACTGTACAACCTCAACATCCGTCAGCACGCACGCCTCGGTTTCCAAGCGTAGCAGCGCATCCGCGAGGAAGTCCCGCAGCAGCAGTGCCGCCTCCCCGCCACCATAGCTCAACTCGACCCGTGGCCCCTGCTCCCCCGGCACCACCTCACCCAATGCCGCGTACAACCCCGCCAGGGCCGGCCGCAACAACCCCGCCGGGGTCGCCGCCCAGACGCGCACACCAAGATCGGCTGTGTGGTCAAAAAGTTCGAAGCCGTCCGCCATGCTCAACTCCGCGCCCTCCGGCCCAGCGTCAGCCACGGGTCGCCGTCCACCAGGTCACCCCATCGAGCGCCGGGGGTTTCG encodes:
- a CDS encoding isocitrate/isopropylmalate dehydrogenase family protein — its product is MGARTIITMPGDGIGKVVLPEALRVLRAAGFEARTIAAEIGWDCWVREGNALPERTVQLLAEHKLGLFGAITSKPKEQAAAELAPALRDRGLVYFSPIVSLRQHFNLDVCIRPCRSYAGNPLNFIRRRPDGGFEEPAVNVAVFRQNTEGLYAGVEWTNPPAEVRKALETHKKMAAFRAVPGEDLAISLRIITRNATHRIMRAAFEYARRFGFRSVTVCEKPNVLRETSGLFMAEARRVAADFAGIALWDTNIDAQMMWLTKNPEDYGVVVCSNMFGDIVSDAFAGLVGGLGFACSANIGDEVAVFEPTHGSAPKYAELDPPIVNPIAMILSACMLLDHIGEVDRAERIRTAIATVVAEGRVRTYDMLRLTGGPKVISQGAATTTQMTDAIIARL
- a CDS encoding endonuclease domain-containing protein; this translates as MARSYRIDPELTARARCLRRAAPFPERLLWNRLRAKQVGGLKFRRQHPIGRYIADFYCAAAGLVIELDGMSHDDREEYDAERTRFIESQGLRVVRFTDDDVIQNVEGVVSRIACECGLET
- a CDS encoding archease, whose product is MADGFELFDHTADLGVRVWAATPAGLLRPALAGLYAALGEVVPGEQGPRVELSYGGGEAALLLRDFLADALLRLETEACVLTDVEVVQFDGADLRVSVVQRPLDRELSVLLREVKAVTYHELELWIAPAQCEFRYIVDI